One stretch of Streptomyces sp. NBC_00443 DNA includes these proteins:
- a CDS encoding SDR family NAD(P)-dependent oxidoreductase, producing MTGRGLLEGQVALVTGAGGGIGRGIAMRFAQEGAAVVLHCRTAVQAAGEVASRIRESGGRALVLRADLTDEEECRRVVAEAAEWGDGRLTALVNNAGVQPTRELPGMTVAQWRAVVDTNLSSVFACTQAAAEVMREQEGGGSVTHIASIEATRPAPLHAHYSAAKAAVVMHARSAALEYGPFGIRVNTVSPGLIHREGLEEAWPEGVRRWERAAPTGRLGRPEDVGDACVFLASSLASWVTGHDLVLDGGVSARSGW from the coding sequence ATGACTGGACGCGGACTCCTCGAAGGACAGGTCGCCCTCGTCACGGGTGCGGGTGGCGGTATCGGGCGCGGGATCGCCATGCGGTTCGCGCAGGAGGGGGCGGCGGTTGTCCTGCACTGCCGTACGGCGGTGCAGGCGGCGGGGGAAGTGGCGTCCCGTATCCGGGAGTCGGGTGGGCGGGCGCTGGTGCTGCGGGCCGACCTGACGGATGAGGAGGAGTGCCGGCGGGTGGTGGCCGAGGCCGCCGAGTGGGGTGACGGGCGGCTGACCGCGCTGGTCAACAACGCGGGCGTACAGCCGACGCGGGAGCTGCCGGGCATGACCGTGGCGCAGTGGCGGGCGGTCGTGGACACCAACCTGTCGAGCGTGTTCGCGTGTACGCAGGCCGCGGCCGAGGTGATGCGGGAGCAGGAGGGCGGCGGCTCGGTGACCCACATCGCCTCCATCGAGGCGACCCGTCCGGCGCCCCTGCACGCCCACTACTCCGCCGCCAAAGCAGCAGTCGTGATGCACGCCCGCTCGGCCGCCCTGGAGTACGGCCCCTTCGGCATCCGCGTCAACACGGTCTCGCCCGGGCTGATCCACCGGGAAGGCCTGGAGGAGGCGTGGCCGGAGGGGGTGCGTCGGTGGGAGCGGGCGGCGCCGACGGGGCGACTGGGGCGGCCGGAGGATGTGGGGGACGCGTGTGTGTTCCTGGCGTCGTCGCTCGCGTCGTGGGTGACGGGGCATGACCTGGTGCTGGATGGCGGGGTGTCGGCGCGGTCGGGGTGGTGA
- a CDS encoding glycoside hydrolase family 36 protein — protein MHHPFTPVASVPVDTAHARVHEEGWQSWSPSGSYALGEKPYRPTNDNWATVCYRPGVTVPEGAFQGEGLLALDPGDGSPVRLWAAVEPTRAVPSIRLTVDGDTAQVSADGPVKEWTGTDIQAVLADWAAGLGGEAPRPAPTVWCSWYEYFTAVTEDDIHENLRAMDTLDLPVDVVQIDDGYQKALGDWLTLSGRFRSRAGIADAIRSRGRRAGIWTAPFLVDPASDLAAEHPEWLVRTADGGFTHAGRNWGHDLRVLDTTHPEAAAYLTEVFRTLRGEGYDYFKVDFLYAGALDGVRHAPDVDALTAYRSGIELIREAIGAHAYLLGCGAPLLASIGLFDAMRVSPDTAPHRRPEADDYSQPGQDPAEFTGAGRQWQHGRLWINDPDCLMARPAVETRERWAAHVEATGGLMASSDRLLSLDEWGVATTRRLLGGGAR, from the coding sequence GTGCACCACCCCTTCACCCCCGTCGCCTCCGTGCCCGTGGACACGGCCCACGCCCGTGTCCACGAGGAGGGCTGGCAGTCCTGGAGCCCAAGCGGCTCCTACGCCCTGGGCGAGAAGCCGTACCGCCCGACCAACGACAACTGGGCGACGGTCTGTTACCGGCCCGGCGTCACCGTTCCCGAGGGAGCCTTCCAGGGCGAGGGGCTGCTGGCCCTGGACCCCGGCGACGGCTCACCCGTACGCCTGTGGGCGGCCGTCGAGCCGACGCGCGCGGTGCCGTCGATCCGTCTGACCGTCGACGGGGACACGGCGCAGGTCAGCGCCGACGGCCCGGTGAAGGAGTGGACGGGCACGGACATCCAGGCCGTGCTGGCGGACTGGGCCGCCGGTCTCGGGGGCGAGGCTCCCCGCCCGGCGCCCACCGTCTGGTGCTCCTGGTACGAGTACTTCACCGCCGTCACCGAGGACGACATCCACGAGAACCTCCGCGCGATGGACACCCTCGACCTGCCCGTCGACGTCGTCCAGATCGACGACGGCTACCAGAAGGCCCTCGGCGACTGGCTCACCCTCTCCGGCCGCTTCCGCTCCCGCGCGGGCATCGCCGACGCCATCCGCTCCCGCGGCCGCCGCGCCGGCATCTGGACGGCCCCGTTCCTGGTCGACCCGGCGAGCGACCTGGCCGCCGAGCACCCCGAGTGGCTGGTGCGCACCGCCGACGGCGGCTTCACGCACGCCGGCCGCAACTGGGGCCACGACCTGCGCGTCCTGGACACCACGCACCCCGAGGCGGCGGCGTATCTGACGGAGGTCTTCCGGACCCTGCGCGGCGAGGGCTACGACTACTTCAAGGTCGACTTCCTCTACGCGGGCGCCCTGGACGGCGTACGGCACGCCCCGGACGTCGACGCGCTGACGGCGTACCGCTCCGGGATCGAGCTGATCCGCGAGGCCATCGGCGCGCACGCCTATCTGCTGGGTTGCGGGGCACCCCTGCTCGCGTCCATCGGCCTGTTCGACGCGATGCGGGTCAGCCCCGACACGGCGCCGCACCGCCGCCCCGAGGCCGACGACTACAGCCAACCCGGGCAGGATCCGGCCGAGTTCACCGGCGCCGGCCGCCAGTGGCAGCACGGCCGCCTCTGGATCAACGACCCCGACTGCCTGATGGCCCGCCCGGCGGTGGAGACCCGGGAACGGTGGGCGGCGCATGTCGAGGCGACGGGCGGCCTGATGGCGTCCAGCGACCGCCTGCTCTCACTGGACGAGTGGGGCGTGGCGACGACCCGCCGTCTCCTCGGGGGAGGTGCCCGGTGA
- a CDS encoding HhH-GPD-type base excision DNA repair protein, producing MDVTLHLAQDPEADALLGRSPLAALVGMLLDQQVPMEWAFKGPRTIADRLGADDLDAHDIVAQDPDAFAALLSEKPAVHRYPGSMAKRIQQLCQYLVEHYDGEAELVWKGVADGRELLRRLEDLPGFGKQKAQIFLALLGKQLGVSPTGWQEAAGAYGEPQSFRSVADITGPESLTKVRAHKQEMKAAAKAAKAARK from the coding sequence ATGGACGTCACCCTGCATCTCGCCCAGGACCCCGAGGCCGACGCACTCCTCGGCCGCAGCCCGCTCGCGGCGCTGGTCGGCATGCTGCTGGACCAGCAGGTTCCGATGGAGTGGGCGTTCAAAGGGCCCCGTACGATCGCGGACCGGCTCGGCGCGGACGACCTCGACGCGCACGACATCGTGGCCCAGGACCCCGACGCCTTCGCGGCCCTGCTGTCCGAGAAGCCGGCCGTGCACCGCTACCCGGGCTCCATGGCCAAGCGGATCCAGCAGTTGTGCCAGTACCTCGTCGAGCACTACGACGGCGAGGCCGAGCTCGTCTGGAAGGGCGTCGCCGACGGACGCGAACTGCTGCGCCGCCTGGAGGACCTGCCCGGCTTCGGCAAACAGAAGGCCCAGATCTTCCTCGCCCTCCTCGGCAAGCAACTGGGCGTAAGCCCCACCGGCTGGCAGGAGGCCGCGGGCGCCTACGGCGAGCCGCAGTCCTTCCGCTCCGTCGCCGACATCACGGGGCCCGAGTCCCTGACCAAGGTGCGCGCGCACAAGCAGGAGATGAAGGCGGCGGCCAAGGCGGCGAAGGCGGCGCGGAAGTAG
- a CDS encoding carbohydrate ABC transporter permease, with the protein MTTETTKEIPEAAAVPPPGAAPAKKVPHGHRRLLTRRDRLTLGLMAGLPTVLHIALVWVTALASIALAFTTWDGIGFGSIQWVGLQNFRELFEQNPQFWPAVQHNVIWFVVLIAIPTPLGLFLAVQLDKKIRFSRVYQTAFFLPVVLSMAVIGFVWQLVYNPDTGLINSLIGANEPGKYIDWIGDPDLNLWAILVAASWRHTGYMMILYLAGLKGVDPSLREASALDGANEWQTFKNVIFPTLRPTNTVVLVVTIIEALRAFDLVFVFNKGAEGTELLSILVTNNIIGESSRIGYGSAIAVVLLLISLVVIIPYLVATFRKERRA; encoded by the coding sequence ATGACCACAGAAACCACCAAGGAGATCCCGGAGGCGGCCGCCGTGCCGCCTCCGGGCGCTGCCCCCGCCAAGAAGGTGCCCCACGGGCACCGCCGTCTGCTGACCCGCCGCGACCGGCTCACCCTCGGGCTGATGGCGGGCCTGCCGACCGTCCTGCACATCGCTCTCGTCTGGGTGACGGCGCTGGCCTCGATCGCGCTGGCCTTCACCACCTGGGACGGGATCGGCTTCGGCTCCATCCAGTGGGTCGGGCTGCAGAACTTCCGTGAACTCTTCGAGCAGAACCCGCAGTTCTGGCCCGCCGTCCAGCACAACGTCATCTGGTTCGTCGTCCTGATCGCGATCCCGACCCCGCTCGGCCTGTTCCTCGCCGTGCAGCTGGACAAGAAGATCCGGTTCAGCAGGGTGTACCAGACCGCGTTCTTCCTGCCCGTCGTGTTGTCGATGGCCGTCATCGGCTTCGTCTGGCAGCTCGTCTACAACCCCGACACCGGCCTGATCAACAGCCTCATCGGGGCCAACGAGCCCGGCAAGTACATCGACTGGATCGGCGACCCGGACCTCAACCTGTGGGCGATCCTCGTCGCCGCGTCCTGGCGCCACACCGGCTACATGATGATCCTGTACCTGGCCGGCCTGAAGGGCGTCGACCCCTCGCTGCGGGAGGCGTCCGCGCTCGACGGCGCGAACGAGTGGCAGACGTTCAAGAACGTCATCTTCCCGACCCTGCGCCCCACCAACACCGTCGTCCTGGTCGTCACCATCATCGAGGCCCTGCGCGCCTTCGACCTGGTCTTCGTCTTCAACAAGGGCGCCGAGGGCACCGAGCTGCTCTCGATCCTGGTCACCAACAACATCATCGGCGAGTCCAGCCGCATCGGATACGGCTCCGCGATCGCGGTCGTCCTGCTGCTGATCTCGCTCGTGGTGATCATCCCCTACCTGGTGGCCACCTTCCGGAAGGAGCGGCGCGCATGA
- a CDS encoding penicillin acylase family protein has translation MTGEIFRDAWGIPHLRADGARELARVQGRVTALDRAWQLEVERHRFQGTSASFLGAEALPWDRFVRRARLDDTARRCFDALERRDPETSEWVRAYVDGVNESLAEGARRSPEFAQAGLAPGRWEPWAPLGIWLGIHILFAGFPAKLWREQVVRHLGAGAVGLFAADGPATSGSNGWLVSGERTVTGHAIIAGDPHRFIEEPGVYQQIHLSCPEFDVIGLAVPGVPGIAHFGHTGTVAWAITNAMADYQDLYRERLRRTGAGVEALDPDGVWRRAVRHTEVVEVAGEEPAEVEVIETERGPVIVGGPEGLPEGVPDGLSEGSQDGLSEGLQEGFSAGRVLADGPLAVTLRYPPRVTADLGFSALLPLLRARSVADVDRAVGLWAEPVNVVQAADTEGGLLHRVAGKVPVRSEANRTRLVPAWQPGHEWRGWHETPRGGLTDGVAAMANQRGLAAPLGVEFAPPHRADRITALLGEKDHWSAADMPAIHMDTQLASAEPLLGMLRALETLTPEAARIRRTLLAWDRHMDADSAAAAGYAAVRGAVVRRLAAHPAFAALSAPPAYPQVLLPWLSLLPRVGFALEHLLRAEELYGIDRAEIVREAVEEVAAATGGQLTGTWGDTHRLAPWRALPTGPYDGPGLSGDHDCVLCTSAVPGLTDLSARGPAARYVWDLADREASRWVVPLGASGIPASPHHRDQLPLWVGGDLVPVVTDFTKLEKESDV, from the coding sequence GTGACCGGCGAGATCTTCCGTGATGCCTGGGGCATACCGCATCTCCGCGCCGACGGAGCGAGAGAACTCGCCCGGGTACAGGGCCGGGTCACCGCCCTCGACCGGGCCTGGCAGTTGGAGGTGGAGCGGCACCGTTTCCAGGGCACGTCCGCGTCCTTCCTCGGCGCCGAGGCCCTGCCCTGGGACCGGTTCGTCAGACGGGCCCGCCTCGACGACACGGCGAGACGTTGTTTCGACGCGTTGGAGAGACGGGACCCGGAGACGTCGGAGTGGGTGCGGGCGTACGTCGACGGGGTCAACGAGAGTCTGGCCGAAGGCGCCCGCCGCAGCCCGGAGTTCGCGCAGGCCGGGCTCGCTCCCGGCCGCTGGGAACCCTGGGCTCCGCTCGGCATCTGGCTCGGCATCCACATCCTCTTCGCGGGCTTCCCTGCCAAGCTCTGGCGTGAGCAGGTCGTACGGCATCTGGGGGCCGGCGCGGTCGGGCTGTTCGCCGCCGACGGGCCCGCCACCTCCGGCAGCAACGGCTGGCTGGTGAGCGGCGAACGGACCGTCACCGGACACGCGATCATCGCCGGTGACCCGCACCGCTTCATCGAGGAGCCCGGGGTCTACCAGCAGATCCACCTCTCCTGCCCGGAGTTCGACGTCATCGGACTCGCCGTCCCCGGCGTCCCCGGCATCGCCCACTTCGGCCACACCGGCACGGTCGCCTGGGCGATCACCAACGCCATGGCCGACTACCAGGACCTGTACCGGGAGCGGCTGCGGCGCACCGGGGCGGGCGTGGAGGCCCTGGACCCGGACGGGGTCTGGCGGCGGGCCGTCCGGCACACCGAGGTCGTGGAGGTCGCGGGGGAGGAGCCGGCCGAGGTCGAGGTGATCGAGACGGAGCGGGGGCCGGTGATCGTCGGGGGGCCGGAAGGGTTGCCCGAGGGGGTGCCGGACGGGCTGTCCGAGGGATCGCAGGACGGGCTGTCCGAAGGGTTGCAGGAAGGTTTCTCCGCTGGGCGTGTCCTGGCCGACGGCCCCCTCGCCGTCACCCTCCGCTACCCGCCCCGCGTCACCGCCGACCTCGGCTTCAGCGCCCTCCTCCCCCTCCTCCGCGCCCGCAGCGTCGCCGACGTCGACCGGGCCGTCGGCCTGTGGGCCGAGCCCGTCAACGTCGTCCAGGCCGCCGACACCGAGGGCGGCCTGCTGCACCGCGTCGCCGGAAAGGTGCCGGTGCGCTCCGAGGCCAACCGCACCCGGCTCGTGCCCGCCTGGCAGCCCGGCCACGAGTGGCGCGGCTGGCACGAGACGCCCCGCGGCGGCCTCACCGACGGCGTGGCCGCCATGGCCAACCAGCGGGGCCTCGCCGCACCCCTGGGCGTCGAGTTCGCTCCGCCTCATCGCGCCGACCGCATCACGGCCCTACTGGGAGAGAAGGACCACTGGTCGGCCGCCGACATGCCGGCGATCCACATGGACACGCAACTCGCCTCCGCAGAACCCTTGTTGGGGATGCTGCGCGCCCTCGAAACCCTCACCCCCGAGGCTGCCCGGATCCGCCGGACCCTTCTCGCCTGGGACCGCCACATGGACGCGGACAGCGCGGCCGCGGCCGGGTACGCGGCGGTGCGCGGTGCGGTCGTACGGCGACTCGCCGCGCACCCGGCCTTCGCCGCACTGTCCGCCCCGCCCGCCTACCCGCAGGTCCTGCTCCCCTGGCTGTCCCTGCTCCCGCGCGTCGGCTTCGCCCTGGAACACCTGCTGCGTGCCGAGGAGTTGTACGGCATCGACCGCGCCGAGATCGTCCGCGAGGCCGTCGAGGAGGTGGCCGCCGCGACCGGCGGGCAGCTCACCGGCACCTGGGGCGACACCCACCGCCTCGCCCCGTGGCGGGCGCTCCCCACCGGCCCGTACGACGGACCCGGCCTGTCCGGCGACCACGACTGCGTGCTGTGCACCTCCGCCGTACCCGGCCTCACCGACCTGAGCGCGCGCGGCCCCGCCGCCCGCTACGTCTGGGACCTGGCCGACCGCGAGGCGAGCCGCTGGGTGGTCCCGCTCGGCGCGTCCGGCATCCCCGCCTCACCCCACCACCGCGACCAGCTCCCCCTGTGGGTCGGGGGAGATCTGGTGCCGGTCGTCACCGATTTCACCAAGCTGGAGAAGGAGTCCGATGTCTGA
- a CDS encoding GNAT family N-acetyltransferase, whose translation MSDLPAAVTEPVREAVHEQAVEGFGAVRVLRLDPEADAEVIHGWVSQERAAFWGMNGLTRDQVAGIYAHMDTLDTHHAFLVALDGDPVAVLQTYEPEADRVSECYEVLPGDMGIHLLLAPAGPGGARPGWTSVLLGVVASYVFGTLDRRRVVVDPDVRNEKAIARFLKQGFAAGPVVVLPEVDLPDVYIPEKKAQLAFLNREVAFRA comes from the coding sequence ATGTCTGACCTGCCCGCCGCCGTGACGGAACCCGTCCGCGAAGCCGTTCACGAACAGGCCGTCGAAGGCTTCGGCGCCGTCCGGGTGCTGCGCCTCGACCCGGAGGCCGACGCCGAGGTCATCCACGGCTGGGTCAGCCAGGAACGCGCCGCCTTCTGGGGCATGAACGGCCTGACCAGGGACCAGGTGGCCGGGATCTACGCCCACATGGACACCCTCGACACCCACCACGCCTTCCTCGTGGCACTGGACGGGGACCCGGTGGCGGTGCTCCAGACGTACGAGCCGGAGGCTGACCGGGTCAGCGAGTGCTACGAGGTCCTTCCGGGCGACATGGGCATCCACCTGTTGCTGGCGCCCGCCGGTCCCGGGGGCGCGCGGCCCGGCTGGACCTCGGTGCTGCTGGGCGTCGTCGCGTCGTACGTCTTCGGCACCCTGGACCGCCGACGGGTGGTCGTCGACCCGGATGTGCGCAATGAAAAGGCCATCGCCCGCTTCCTCAAGCAGGGCTTCGCGGCCGGCCCGGTGGTCGTGCTGCCGGAGGTCGACCTCCCGGACGTGTACATCCCGGAGAAGAAGGCCCAACTCGCCTTCCTGAACCGGGAGGTAGCCTTCCGGGCGTGA
- a CDS encoding siderophore-interacting protein: MGQGHGWEGAVLKLLRAKDFVFTVTGAEDVTPQYRRVHLTDGGMLAVTGVHPTMWVRLWFDNAGKPHQRAYTLVDADPAAGTFSLEFALHEGCASDWARAAKPGDTIEATVHGTDFAQPDPAPSHVFAIADTASLPALNSLLTTLDPAPATVWFEGERDGLPFRTAESRHDVRTLPRRDAGAHLVTQVKDALPDLLKSTAEPYVWIACDTATTRALTSYVRKELGLPKQRVNALGYWRP; encoded by the coding sequence ATGGGGCAGGGGCACGGCTGGGAGGGCGCGGTCCTGAAGCTGCTGCGCGCCAAGGACTTCGTGTTCACGGTGACGGGCGCCGAGGACGTCACGCCGCAGTACCGCCGCGTCCACCTCACCGACGGCGGCATGCTCGCGGTGACCGGCGTCCACCCCACGATGTGGGTCCGCCTGTGGTTCGACAACGCGGGCAAGCCGCACCAGCGGGCGTACACCCTGGTCGACGCGGATCCGGCGGCCGGCACCTTCAGCCTGGAGTTCGCCCTGCACGAGGGGTGCGCGAGCGACTGGGCGCGGGCGGCGAAGCCCGGGGACACCATCGAGGCGACCGTCCACGGCACGGACTTCGCCCAACCCGACCCGGCCCCCTCCCACGTCTTCGCCATCGCGGACACGGCCTCCCTCCCCGCCCTCAACTCCCTCCTCACCACCCTGGACCCGGCACCCGCGACGGTGTGGTTCGAGGGCGAGCGGGACGGCCTGCCCTTCCGGACGGCCGAGTCCCGCCACGACGTACGGACACTGCCCAGGCGCGACGCCGGGGCCCACCTGGTCACCCAGGTGAAGGATGCCCTGCCCGACCTCCTCAAGAGCACCGCGGAGCCGTACGTCTGGATCGCCTGCGACACGGCGACGACCCGCGCCCTGACCTCCTACGTCCGCAAAGAGCTGGGCCTGCCCAAGCAGCGGGTGAACGCGCTGGGGTACTGGCGCCCCTGA
- a CDS encoding carbohydrate ABC transporter permease, with amino-acid sequence MSTGTLALGKKRAPVRPGRILLHVFLAGAALAWLAPLLWAIYAALRPYSETSEKGYVSWPDTLSFDNFTNAFTQSDMSHYFVNTMIIAVPAVLVTLFLSSMVAFYVSRFDFRINLALLLVFTAGNLLPQQVIITPLYRLYLLVDLPGITMSGKLYDSALGLVLIHVAFQSGFCAFVLSNYMRSLPHELTEAALVDGASVWRQYWQIVLPLCRPAMAALGTLLSIWIYNDFFWALVLISTGENMPITSALNNLTGAYFTDPNLVAAGALLTAIPTLIVYFVLQRQFVSGLTLGANKG; translated from the coding sequence ATGAGTACCGGCACCCTCGCGCTCGGCAAGAAGCGCGCCCCCGTCCGCCCCGGCCGGATCCTGCTGCACGTGTTCCTCGCCGGCGCGGCGCTGGCCTGGCTCGCGCCGCTGCTCTGGGCGATCTACGCGGCGCTGCGGCCGTACTCCGAGACGAGCGAGAAGGGATACGTGTCCTGGCCGGACACGCTGAGCTTCGACAACTTCACGAACGCGTTCACGCAGTCGGACATGAGCCACTACTTCGTCAACACCATGATCATCGCCGTGCCGGCGGTGCTGGTGACGTTGTTCCTGTCCTCGATGGTCGCGTTCTACGTGAGCCGCTTCGACTTCCGCATCAACCTGGCGCTGCTGCTGGTCTTCACGGCGGGCAACCTGCTGCCCCAGCAGGTCATCATCACCCCGCTGTACCGGCTGTACCTGCTGGTCGACCTGCCCGGCATCACGATGAGCGGCAAGCTCTACGACTCCGCGCTCGGCCTGGTGCTGATCCATGTCGCGTTCCAGTCGGGCTTCTGTGCCTTCGTGCTCAGCAACTACATGCGTTCGCTGCCGCACGAGCTGACCGAAGCCGCGCTGGTGGACGGCGCCTCGGTGTGGCGGCAGTACTGGCAGATCGTGCTGCCGCTGTGCCGCCCGGCGATGGCTGCCCTGGGGACGCTGTTGTCCATCTGGATCTACAACGACTTCTTCTGGGCCCTCGTCCTGATCTCGACCGGCGAGAACATGCCGATCACCTCGGCGCTGAACAACCTCACCGGCGCGTACTTCACGGACCCGAACCTGGTCGCCGCCGGCGCCCTGCTCACCGCGATCCCCACGCTGATCGTGTACTTCGTGCTCCAGCGGCAGTTCGTCAGCGGTCTGACGCTGGGCGCCAACAAGGGCTGA
- a CDS encoding cupin domain-containing protein, producing MTPEDLVAHYSLEPIPREGGLFRQTWAGPELPDGRPQGTAIVVLLTADDFSALHRLPSDEVWHFYLGDPLELLLLAPDGTSRTAVLGPDVLRGRHIQLTVPAGTWMGARVAEGGSWSFFGCTMAPGFTYEGYEHGDLAELTARYPSEAARIAALCRP from the coding sequence GTGACTCCCGAAGACCTCGTCGCGCACTACTCACTGGAGCCGATCCCGCGCGAGGGCGGGCTGTTCCGGCAGACCTGGGCTGGGCCCGAGCTGCCCGACGGACGGCCGCAGGGGACCGCGATAGTCGTCCTGCTCACCGCGGACGACTTCTCGGCCCTGCACCGCCTGCCCTCCGACGAGGTCTGGCACTTCTATCTGGGCGACCCGCTGGAACTGCTCCTCCTCGCCCCCGACGGCACATCACGCACCGCCGTGCTCGGCCCCGACGTCCTGCGGGGCCGGCACATCCAGCTCACCGTTCCCGCCGGGACCTGGATGGGGGCGCGGGTGGCGGAGGGCGGTTCCTGGTCCTTCTTCGGCTGCACGATGGCACCCGGTTTCACCTACGAGGGCTACGAGCACGGCGACCTGGCGGAGCTGACGGCGCGCTATCCCTCCGAGGCCGCGCGAATCGCGGCACTGTGCCGTCCATGA
- a CDS encoding ABC transporter substrate-binding protein encodes MQHLSPSGLSLPSPSRRTLLRGIGGAAALGAGIPLLSACGGSGTASDPKTVTLGSKASDAVPKKAFADIYAAYKKKSGITVDVNTKDSNTFQEQINSYLQGTPDDVFTWFAGYRMQFFAAKGLATPIDDVWQTIGGNFPDAMKKLSKGEDGKYYFVPLYTYPWAIFYRKSVFQENGYEVPTTWDDFVALCKQMQKDKLVPIAFGDKDAWPALGTFDQINFRQNGYDFHVELMAGKASWTDAKVRKVFDLWTEILPYHQEGAVGRTWQDAAQTLASKKAGMYLLGTFVAQQFTDKAALDDLDFFAFPEIDPQFGQDTVEAPTDGFMMSKSPKNKAEAVKLLEFLGTPEAESVYLKSDPSSVHASTKADTSSYTALQKKAYDMIAGAKSLTQFMDRDSRPDFTSTVMQPALQKFIRDPKGVDSLLSSIDRQKKTIFASG; translated from the coding sequence ATGCAGCACCTCTCCCCCTCCGGTCTCTCACTGCCCTCGCCGAGCCGTCGCACCCTGCTGCGCGGCATAGGCGGCGCCGCCGCACTCGGCGCGGGTATACCGCTGCTCAGCGCCTGCGGCGGCAGCGGTACGGCGAGTGACCCCAAGACCGTCACCCTCGGCTCCAAGGCGTCCGACGCCGTGCCGAAGAAGGCGTTCGCGGACATCTACGCGGCCTACAAGAAGAAGTCCGGCATCACGGTCGACGTGAACACCAAGGACTCCAACACCTTCCAGGAGCAGATCAACTCCTACCTCCAGGGCACGCCGGACGACGTGTTCACCTGGTTCGCCGGCTACCGGATGCAGTTCTTCGCGGCCAAGGGGCTGGCCACCCCGATCGACGACGTGTGGCAGACCATCGGGGGCAACTTCCCCGACGCGATGAAGAAGCTCAGCAAGGGCGAGGACGGCAAGTACTACTTCGTGCCGCTGTACACCTACCCGTGGGCGATCTTCTACCGGAAGAGCGTCTTCCAGGAGAACGGCTACGAAGTCCCCACCACCTGGGACGACTTCGTGGCGCTGTGCAAGCAGATGCAGAAGGACAAGCTGGTCCCGATCGCCTTCGGCGACAAGGACGCCTGGCCCGCGCTCGGCACCTTCGACCAGATCAACTTCCGCCAGAACGGCTACGACTTCCACGTCGAGCTGATGGCGGGCAAGGCCTCCTGGACCGACGCCAAGGTGCGCAAGGTCTTCGACCTGTGGACCGAGATCCTCCCGTACCACCAGGAGGGCGCCGTCGGCCGCACCTGGCAGGACGCGGCCCAGACGCTGGCCTCCAAGAAGGCCGGCATGTACCTCCTCGGCACCTTCGTGGCCCAGCAGTTCACCGACAAGGCCGCCCTGGACGACCTGGACTTCTTCGCGTTCCCGGAGATCGACCCGCAGTTCGGCCAGGACACCGTCGAGGCGCCGACCGACGGCTTCATGATGAGCAAGAGTCCGAAGAACAAGGCCGAGGCCGTCAAGCTGCTGGAGTTCCTGGGCACTCCGGAGGCCGAGTCCGTCTACCTCAAGTCCGACCCGAGCTCGGTCCACGCCTCCACCAAGGCCGACACCTCCTCGTACACCGCGCTGCAGAAGAAGGCGTACGACATGATCGCCGGCGCCAAGTCCCTGACGCAGTTCATGGACCGTGACAGCCGGCCCGACTTCACGTCGACCGTGATGCAGCCCGCGCTGCAGAAGTTCATCCGCGACCCCAAGGGCGTGGACAGTTTGCTGTCCTCGATCGACCGTCAGAAGAAGACGATCTTCGCGTCCGGCTGA
- a CDS encoding GntR family transcriptional regulator, translating to MSPELDRTRPVWRQVAAAIATRIADGEYPVGARVPSVVELSTEFGIAASTAQKALAHLKAEGLIRAEVGLGSFVAERPEKSAAAEEA from the coding sequence ATGAGCCCGGAGCTTGACCGCACGAGACCCGTCTGGCGACAGGTCGCCGCCGCAATCGCCACCCGCATCGCCGACGGCGAGTACCCGGTGGGGGCCCGGGTGCCTTCAGTCGTGGAGCTGTCGACCGAGTTCGGCATCGCCGCCTCGACCGCGCAGAAGGCGCTGGCCCATCTCAAGGCAGAGGGATTGATCCGAGCTGAGGTGGGCCTCGGCTCGTTCGTCGCCGAGCGACCTGAGAAGTCCGCCGCCGCGGAAGAGGCGTAG